A genomic window from Silene latifolia isolate original U9 population chromosome 11, ASM4854445v1, whole genome shotgun sequence includes:
- the LOC141614406 gene encoding uncharacterized protein LOC141614406: MRWVLLLSEFDVELKDKKGTTNTVADHLSRIMQEKPQEVLESPIQAFFPDDTLLALSSIEPRYAHIVNFLVLQEFPKGLSRSQRDKIKSDAKYYVWDDPYLWKFCADQVIRRCVPDTEILPILKFCHEYACGRHFGAKKTARKVLESSFFWPTLFRDAHAKW, from the coding sequence ATGAGATGGGTGCTACTTTTGAGTGAGTTTGACGTTGAACTCAAGGACAAGAAGGGCACAACTAATACGGTGGCGGATCACCTAAGTCGAATTATGCAAGAGAAGCCTCAAGAAGTCTTGGAATCACCAATACAAGCTTTCTTTCCGGATGACACACTCCTAGCATTGTCATCCATTGAGCCACGGTATGCACATATAGTCAACTTTTTGGTCTTACAAGAGTTTCCAAAGGGTCTTTCTCGCTCTCAACGGGACAAGATCAAGAGTGATGCCAAATACTATGTGTGGGATGACCCATATCTTTGGAAATTTTGTGCCGATCAAGTTATTAGGAGATGTGTCCCGGATACCGAAATCCTTCCAATTCTTAAGTTTTGTCACGAGTATGCTTGCGGTAGGCATTTTGGAGCCAAGAAAACGGCTAGAAAAGTCTTGGAAAGCAGTTTCTTTTGGCCCACATTATTCCGAGATGCTCATGCTAAATGGTGA